A part of Azospirillum thermophilum genomic DNA contains:
- a CDS encoding DUF3108 domain-containing protein → MTSLAALRTAALPGLILAAAGAPALAAPLNATYRIHVGGVSVLEAQAVLTLTDRSYDVEVRAETGGFLGRLFPWQTRSHSTGAVTGEALAPVRHTQTSLFRGKPRNVTLTYDGRGTVAAAVEPPPEEEDRPAVPEDLRRATVDPLSGVLSALVATSRGNGCTRTVPVYDGRRRYDMTMRDSGMRTVSASRYSIFAGPARECRVTYTPVAGYSPRPPTTMFWKRDDGRDGAMADDRPPVDLWIAPVVAGAPPIPVRVETDSALGAVVIHLVAINGSPTPPPAGQ, encoded by the coding sequence GTGACCAGCCTCGCCGCACTCCGCACCGCCGCTTTGCCGGGCCTGATCCTCGCCGCGGCCGGCGCCCCGGCACTCGCCGCACCGCTCAATGCGACCTACCGCATCCATGTCGGCGGCGTGTCGGTGCTGGAGGCGCAGGCGGTGCTGACCCTCACCGACCGCAGCTACGATGTGGAGGTGCGGGCGGAGACCGGCGGCTTCCTCGGGCGGCTGTTCCCCTGGCAGACCCGGTCGCACAGCACCGGCGCGGTGACGGGCGAGGCGCTGGCGCCGGTCCGCCACACCCAGACCAGCCTCTTCCGCGGCAAGCCGCGCAACGTCACCCTCACCTATGACGGGCGGGGCACGGTCGCCGCGGCGGTGGAGCCGCCGCCGGAAGAGGAGGACCGGCCTGCGGTGCCGGAGGATCTGCGGCGGGCCACCGTCGATCCGCTGAGCGGAGTCCTGAGCGCGCTGGTGGCGACCAGCCGGGGCAACGGCTGCACCCGGACGGTGCCGGTCTATGACGGGCGCCGCCGCTACGACATGACGATGCGGGATTCCGGCATGCGGACGGTCTCGGCGTCGCGCTACTCGATCTTCGCCGGCCCCGCCCGGGAATGCCGGGTCACCTATACGCCGGTGGCCGGCTACAGCCCGCGGCCGCCGACCACCATGTTCTGGAAACGCGACGACGGTCGCGACGGCGCGATGGCGGATGACCGGCCGCCGGTCGATCTGTGGATCGCGCCGGTGGTGGCCGGCGCGCCGCCGATCCCCGTCCGGGTGGAAACCGACAGCGCGCTCGGCGCCGTCGTCATCCACCTGGTGGCGATCAACGGATCGCCTACGCCGCCGCCCGCCGGGCAATGA
- a CDS encoding sensor histidine kinase yields MTEDADSPDMDRQLERIRCYQRILNDFGRIASETKRLGQLLHIACVQSARGIGIGHTKVMRYRPTMGDLLIEAGVGWKPGVVGQTKLAIDVASPPGRALQSRQPVRIDDLPNDPDFRWSSVLQEHGIVSVLNTPIAADGIVWGVLEVDSAVIRHFGEDDVVFLSAMANILGLAIQGILAGKHAEDVAARSLREAERQRMLMRELVHRDKNDFQTIMSILIMQKARSTDPEAARGLVHIMDRVAAISMVHDQLALRPNQRTIDIAAYLQALCGNLRHRREDVTIETAAESLELTHERTVSLGLITNELVTNAIKYAFPDRPGTIRVQFSADRESGQGTLVVADDGVGMGSPRPGSSGLTLVGGLARQIGGTVEQVPVERGTRFHIGFLLVS; encoded by the coding sequence ATGACCGAGGACGCCGATTCTCCCGACATGGACCGCCAGTTGGAGCGGATCCGCTGCTACCAGCGGATCCTGAACGACTTCGGCCGGATCGCGTCCGAGACGAAGCGGCTCGGCCAACTGCTGCACATCGCCTGCGTGCAGAGCGCGCGCGGCATCGGGATCGGGCACACCAAGGTGATGCGCTACCGGCCGACGATGGGCGACCTGCTGATCGAGGCGGGGGTGGGGTGGAAGCCGGGGGTGGTCGGCCAGACGAAGCTGGCGATCGACGTCGCCTCGCCGCCGGGGCGGGCGTTGCAGTCCCGCCAGCCGGTGAGGATCGACGATCTGCCGAACGACCCGGACTTCCGCTGGTCCTCCGTCCTGCAGGAGCACGGCATCGTCTCGGTCCTCAACACGCCGATCGCCGCCGACGGGATCGTCTGGGGCGTGCTGGAGGTGGACAGCGCGGTCATCCGCCATTTCGGCGAGGACGACGTCGTCTTCCTGTCGGCGATGGCCAACATCCTCGGGCTCGCCATCCAGGGGATCCTTGCCGGGAAGCACGCCGAGGACGTCGCGGCACGGTCCCTGCGCGAGGCCGAGCGGCAGCGGATGCTGATGCGGGAACTGGTGCACCGCGACAAGAACGACTTCCAGACGATCATGTCGATCCTGATCATGCAGAAGGCCAGATCGACGGATCCCGAGGCCGCGCGGGGTCTCGTCCACATCATGGACCGGGTTGCGGCGATCAGCATGGTGCATGACCAGCTCGCCCTGCGGCCGAACCAGCGGACGATCGACATCGCCGCCTATCTGCAGGCGCTCTGCGGCAACCTGCGCCACCGCCGCGAGGACGTCACCATCGAGACGGCGGCGGAAAGCCTGGAGCTGACCCACGAGCGGACCGTCTCGCTGGGCCTGATCACCAACGAGCTGGTGACCAACGCCATAAAGTACGCCTTTCCCGACCGCCCGGGCACGATCCGGGTCCAGTTCTCCGCCGACCGCGAGAGCGGCCAGGGCACGCTCGTCGTCGCCGACGACGGCGTCGGCATGGGATCTCCCCGACCGGGAAGCTCCGGGCTGACCCTGGTCGGCGGGCTCGCGCGGCAGATCGGCGGAACGGTCGAGCAGGTGCCGGTGGAGCGCGGAACGCGCTTCCACATCGGCTTCCTGCTCGTGAGCTGA
- the gph gene encoding phosphoglycolate phosphatase (PGP is an essential enzyme in the glycolate salvage pathway in higher organisms (photorespiration in plants). Phosphoglycolate results from the oxidase activity of RubisCO in the Calvin cycle when concentrations of carbon dioxide are low relative to oxygen. This enzyme is a member of the Haloacid Dehalogenase (HAD) superfamily of aspartate-nucleophile hydrolase enzymes (PF00702).): MTFPFSALVFDLDGTLIDSAPDMTRVLNRMLGEFGRPAVTEAQVRGMVGDGSANLVRQAFAATGAPLEGEALQPALSRYLDLYFEDDQPSTLYPGVAETLAHLADRGVHLGLCTNKPERISRKLLGLLGLAPLFGAVAGGDTLPVKKPDGRHLSWVLERLGEDPASPRAAMVGDNGNDVKAARAAGIPVVAMSYGYPRMPVADLGADLVLDHFADLPAALESVASRR, encoded by the coding sequence ATGACCTTTCCCTTCTCCGCGCTCGTCTTCGACCTCGACGGCACCCTGATCGACAGCGCGCCGGACATGACGCGCGTCCTCAACCGCATGCTCGGCGAATTCGGACGCCCGGCGGTGACCGAGGCGCAGGTGCGCGGCATGGTCGGCGACGGCTCCGCCAATCTGGTGCGCCAGGCCTTCGCGGCGACCGGCGCGCCGCTGGAGGGGGAGGCGCTGCAGCCTGCGCTGTCGCGCTATCTCGACCTCTACTTCGAGGACGACCAGCCCTCCACCCTCTATCCCGGCGTGGCGGAGACGCTGGCGCACCTCGCCGACCGCGGCGTGCATCTCGGCCTGTGCACCAACAAGCCGGAGCGGATCAGCCGCAAGCTGCTGGGGCTGCTGGGATTGGCCCCGCTGTTCGGTGCGGTGGCGGGCGGCGACACGCTGCCGGTCAAGAAGCCCGACGGCCGCCACCTCTCCTGGGTGCTGGAGCGGCTGGGCGAGGATCCGGCGTCCCCGCGCGCCGCCATGGTCGGCGACAACGGCAACGACGTGAAGGCCGCCCGCGCGGCCGGCATTCCGGTGGTCGCCATGAGCTATGGCTATCCCCGCATGCCGGTCGCCGACCTCGGCGCCGATCTCGTCCTCGACCATTTCGCCGATCTGCCGGCGGCGCTGGAGTCCGTCGCGTCCCGCCGATAG
- the glmU gene encoding bifunctional UDP-N-acetylglucosamine diphosphorylase/glucosamine-1-phosphate N-acetyltransferase GlmU, producing MSHRPLACVILAAGKGTRMKSDLPKVLHRVAGRPMVGHVLAAVKALDPDHVVVVVGPGMDDVAAAVAPFPTAVQHEQRGTADAVRSAFGLLEGFTGDVVVLYGDTPLVTPDTLRAMVAARRQAADPAVVVLGMRPEDPGAYGRLILNARGGLEKIVEYLDASEEERRVGLCNAGLMAFDGARMFGLINSIGNANAKSEFYLTDVVQIARSRGLACAVVESSPAEVVGVNSRAELAEVERLIQRRLRKAAMDNGATLIDPDSVTFSADTRLGRDVVVGPHVVFGPGVWVGDRVEIKPFCHLEQVRVETGAQIGPYARLRPGAEIGPDAHIGNFVEIKNAKVEAGAKVNHLTYIGDARVGAKANIGAGTITCNYDGFGKYHTDIGAGAFIGSNSALVAPVKIGDGAIVGAGSVVTRDVEADALAVARGPQKAYAAWAREFRERKQSEKAKKA from the coding sequence ATGAGCCATCGTCCCCTTGCTTGCGTGATCCTTGCCGCCGGCAAGGGCACCCGCATGAAGTCCGACCTGCCCAAGGTGCTGCACCGCGTCGCCGGGCGGCCGATGGTCGGCCATGTGCTGGCCGCCGTGAAGGCGCTGGATCCAGACCATGTCGTCGTGGTGGTCGGTCCGGGCATGGACGACGTCGCCGCCGCCGTCGCCCCCTTCCCCACCGCGGTCCAGCATGAGCAGCGCGGCACGGCCGACGCCGTGCGCTCCGCCTTCGGGCTGCTGGAGGGCTTCACCGGCGACGTGGTCGTGCTCTACGGCGACACCCCGCTGGTGACGCCCGACACGCTGCGCGCCATGGTGGCCGCCCGCCGCCAGGCCGCCGACCCGGCGGTGGTCGTGCTGGGCATGCGTCCGGAGGACCCCGGCGCCTACGGCCGGCTGATCCTGAACGCGCGCGGCGGGCTGGAGAAGATCGTCGAGTATCTCGACGCCAGCGAGGAGGAGCGTCGGGTCGGCCTGTGCAACGCCGGGCTGATGGCCTTCGACGGCGCCCGGATGTTCGGGTTGATCAACAGCATCGGCAACGCCAACGCCAAGAGCGAGTTCTACCTGACCGACGTGGTGCAGATCGCCCGCAGCCGCGGCTTGGCCTGCGCGGTCGTCGAGTCCTCGCCGGCGGAGGTGGTGGGCGTCAACTCCCGCGCCGAGCTGGCGGAGGTGGAGCGGCTGATCCAGCGCCGCCTGCGCAAGGCGGCGATGGACAACGGCGCCACGCTGATCGACCCCGACAGCGTCACCTTCAGCGCCGACACCCGGCTGGGCCGCGACGTGGTGGTCGGCCCGCACGTGGTCTTCGGCCCCGGGGTCTGGGTCGGCGACCGGGTGGAGATCAAGCCCTTCTGCCATCTGGAGCAGGTGCGGGTCGAGACGGGCGCCCAGATCGGCCCCTACGCCCGGCTGCGGCCGGGGGCGGAGATCGGCCCCGACGCCCATATCGGCAACTTCGTCGAGATCAAGAACGCCAAGGTCGAGGCGGGCGCCAAGGTCAACCACCTGACCTACATCGGCGACGCCCGGGTGGGGGCGAAGGCCAACATCGGCGCCGGCACCATCACCTGCAACTATGACGGCTTCGGCAAGTACCACACCGACATCGGGGCGGGGGCCTTCATCGGCTCCAACAGCGCGCTGGTCGCCCCGGTGAAGATCGGCGACGGCGCCATCGTCGGCGCCGGCAGCGTGGTCACCCGCGACGTCGAAGCCGACGCGCTGGCCGTGGCCCGCGGTCCCCAGAAGGCCTACGCCGCCTGGGCGCGCGAGTTCCGCGAACGCAAGCAGAGCGAAAAGGCGAAAAAGGCGTAA
- the glmS gene encoding glutamine--fructose-6-phosphate transaminase (isomerizing), producing the protein MCGIIGINGIYDAAPRLVEGLRRLEYRGYDSAGVATLVNGGIERRRAEGKLLNLEARLREAPLPGTVGIGHTRWATHGGPTENNAHPHATARVAVVHNGIIENYQELKDELIGHGYVFESATDTEVIAHLVTYYLEKEGMTPVEASAAAFRRFTGAFALVLVFAGEHELMIGARHGTPLAVGYGDGEMYLASDAFALAPLTNRLCYLEDGDWVVVSRTAAVVHDASGAVVERPVKTTAVSGALIGKDGYRHYMLKEIYEQPQVIGDTLNAYINPETGYIALPEFPFEIAKAPRLTIVACGTAYYAGLVAKYWFETLARMPVEIDIASEFRYREAPLPEGGVALFVSQSGETLDTLEALRYCKRQGQKILSIVNAQESTIARESDAVLYTMAGPEIGVASTKAFTTQLTTLACLAVTVGRARGVIPPERMQEIAKALREVPARAADVLAHDERLRELAQEVSEARDVLYLGRGAMYPLALEGALKLKEISYIHAEGYAAGELKHGPIALIDDNVPVIVLVPSDGLFEKVVSNVQEVCARSGKVLLLADKKGIDKLSDKVRWSVELPACDPLVAPLLYAIPVQLLAYHTAVLKGTDVDQPRNLAKSVTVE; encoded by the coding sequence ATGTGCGGCATCATCGGCATCAACGGCATCTACGACGCGGCTCCCCGTCTGGTCGAGGGTCTGCGCCGGCTCGAGTACCGTGGCTATGACAGCGCCGGCGTGGCGACGCTGGTGAACGGCGGCATCGAGCGCCGCCGCGCCGAGGGCAAACTGCTGAACCTGGAGGCGAGGCTGCGCGAGGCGCCGCTGCCCGGCACCGTCGGCATCGGCCATACCCGCTGGGCCACCCATGGCGGCCCGACCGAGAACAACGCCCACCCGCACGCCACAGCCCGCGTCGCCGTCGTCCACAACGGCATCATCGAGAACTACCAGGAGCTGAAGGACGAGCTGATCGGCCACGGCTACGTGTTCGAGAGCGCCACCGACACCGAGGTCATCGCCCACCTCGTCACCTATTACCTGGAGAAGGAGGGGATGACGCCGGTCGAGGCGTCGGCCGCCGCCTTCCGCCGCTTCACCGGCGCCTTCGCCCTGGTGCTGGTCTTCGCCGGCGAGCATGAGCTGATGATCGGCGCCCGCCACGGCACGCCGCTGGCCGTCGGTTATGGCGACGGCGAGATGTACCTCGCCTCCGACGCCTTCGCCCTGGCCCCGCTGACCAACCGCCTGTGCTACCTGGAGGACGGCGACTGGGTGGTGGTGTCGCGCACCGCCGCGGTCGTCCACGACGCCAGCGGCGCGGTGGTCGAGCGGCCGGTGAAGACGACGGCGGTCTCGGGCGCCCTGATCGGCAAGGACGGCTACCGCCACTACATGCTGAAGGAGATCTACGAGCAGCCGCAGGTGATCGGCGACACGCTGAACGCCTACATCAACCCGGAAACCGGCTATATCGCTCTGCCCGAGTTCCCCTTCGAGATCGCCAAGGCGCCGCGCCTGACCATCGTCGCCTGCGGCACCGCCTATTATGCCGGCCTCGTCGCCAAATACTGGTTCGAGACGCTGGCCCGCATGCCGGTCGAGATCGACATCGCCTCGGAGTTCCGCTACCGCGAGGCGCCGCTGCCCGAGGGCGGGGTGGCGCTGTTCGTCTCGCAGTCGGGCGAGACGCTGGATACGCTGGAGGCGCTGCGCTACTGCAAGCGCCAGGGCCAGAAGATCCTGTCGATCGTCAACGCGCAGGAGAGCACCATCGCCCGCGAGTCGGACGCGGTGCTCTACACCATGGCGGGGCCGGAGATCGGCGTCGCCTCGACCAAGGCCTTCACCACGCAGCTCACCACGCTCGCCTGCCTGGCGGTGACGGTCGGCCGCGCGCGCGGCGTGATCCCGCCCGAGCGCATGCAGGAGATCGCCAAGGCCCTGCGCGAGGTGCCGGCGCGCGCCGCCGACGTCCTGGCGCATGACGAGCGCCTGCGCGAGCTGGCGCAGGAGGTGTCGGAGGCGCGCGACGTGCTCTATCTCGGCCGCGGGGCGATGTATCCGCTGGCCCTGGAAGGGGCGCTGAAGCTGAAGGAGATCAGCTACATCCACGCCGAGGGCTATGCGGCGGGCGAACTGAAGCACGGCCCGATCGCGCTGATCGACGACAACGTCCCGGTGATCGTCCTGGTGCCGTCGGACGGGCTGTTCGAGAAGGTGGTGTCGAACGTGCAGGAGGTCTGCGCCCGCTCCGGCAAGGTTCTGCTGCTGGCCGACAAGAAGGGCATCGACAAGCTGTCGGACAAGGTGCGCTGGTCGGTGGAACTGCCGGCCTGCGACCCGCTGGTGGCGCCGCTGCTCTACGCCATCCCGGTGCAGCTCCTCGCCTATCACACCGCCGTGCTCAAGGGCACCGACGTCGACCAGCCGCGCAACCTCGCCAAGAGCGTGACGGTCGAGTAG
- a CDS encoding AI-2E family transporter, translating into MAEDTARQLQARPIPVPKVTAPGSPQTTLLVIALVVVALYIGQDILIPIALAVLLSFVLSPIVSRLERWRLGRVPSVLAVVVLVFVGIIGFGAVVGSQIGDLADNLPNYRHNLHVKLQSLRSSAATADNNGALKQATDAFRDLRRELEQVTGQSPATAEGPPPASGAQASARPPGEREPVPVRIDQSGTGALEVARDLLGPALAPFATAGLMLVFTIFMLLQREDLRDRMIRLAGSGDLSRTTEAMNDAGQRVSRYLLMQLVVNVTYGIPIGLGLWLLGVPNPLLWGLLATVLRFIPFLGPVIAASFPILLSFAVDTGWTLPLLCIALFIAVELFSNNVVEPWLYGSATGLSSLAIVVAAVVWTTLWGPVGLLLATPLTVCLVVLGRHVPQLHFLEVMLGDRPVLPDEAKVYQRLLAGDPIEATEITEERLASASLTEVGDTLLLPALSLAEQERQRGALNAAGRQTVGEGMAALLDELSDSEGTAAPDAPLVLCVGTRNNLDEAAAGLFAELLRRRGLRADVIPCEKASTRAIASLGTSGVSAIALSSLDPSGLAHIRRLVRRLRLHFGPQVPVILCLWSAHPEADAPKRAAGETGADRIATSLASGLAGLADLGLPAGPAIEPETAEPAADRTG; encoded by the coding sequence ATGGCCGAGGACACCGCCCGCCAGCTCCAGGCACGCCCCATTCCGGTGCCCAAGGTCACCGCGCCGGGATCGCCGCAGACCACGCTCCTGGTCATCGCCCTCGTCGTGGTGGCGCTCTACATCGGGCAGGACATCCTGATCCCCATCGCGCTCGCCGTGCTGCTGAGCTTCGTGCTGAGCCCGATCGTCAGCCGCCTCGAACGCTGGCGCCTGGGCCGCGTCCCTTCGGTGCTGGCGGTCGTGGTGCTGGTGTTCGTCGGGATCATCGGCTTCGGCGCGGTGGTGGGCAGCCAGATCGGCGACCTCGCCGACAATCTGCCGAACTACCGGCACAACCTCCACGTCAAGCTGCAGTCGCTGCGCTCCTCCGCCGCGACGGCCGACAACAACGGGGCGCTCAAGCAGGCGACCGACGCCTTCCGCGACCTGCGGCGCGAGCTGGAGCAGGTGACCGGCCAGTCGCCGGCCACCGCCGAGGGTCCGCCGCCGGCGTCGGGCGCGCAGGCCTCCGCCCGTCCGCCGGGGGAACGCGAACCGGTCCCGGTCCGCATCGACCAGTCCGGGACCGGCGCGCTGGAGGTGGCGCGCGACCTGCTGGGGCCGGCGCTGGCGCCCTTCGCGACCGCCGGCCTGATGCTGGTCTTCACCATCTTCATGCTGCTGCAGCGCGAGGATTTGCGCGACCGCATGATCCGGCTGGCCGGCTCAGGCGACCTCAGCCGCACGACCGAGGCGATGAACGACGCCGGGCAGCGGGTCAGCCGCTATCTGCTGATGCAGCTCGTGGTCAATGTCACCTACGGCATTCCCATCGGGCTCGGGCTGTGGCTGCTCGGCGTGCCGAACCCGCTGCTGTGGGGGCTGCTGGCGACGGTCCTGCGCTTCATCCCCTTCCTGGGGCCGGTGATCGCCGCCAGCTTTCCCATCCTGCTGTCCTTCGCGGTCGATACCGGCTGGACGCTGCCGCTGCTCTGCATCGCCCTGTTCATCGCGGTCGAGCTGTTCTCCAACAATGTGGTGGAGCCCTGGCTGTACGGCAGCGCCACCGGCCTGTCCTCGCTCGCCATCGTCGTCGCGGCGGTGGTGTGGACGACGCTGTGGGGGCCGGTGGGGCTGCTGCTGGCGACGCCGCTGACCGTCTGCCTCGTGGTGCTGGGGCGCCATGTGCCGCAGCTCCATTTCCTGGAGGTGATGCTGGGCGACCGGCCGGTGCTGCCGGACGAGGCCAAGGTCTACCAGCGCCTGCTCGCCGGCGATCCCATCGAGGCGACCGAGATCACCGAGGAGCGGCTGGCGTCGGCCTCGCTGACCGAGGTGGGCGACACCCTGCTGCTGCCGGCCCTGTCGCTCGCCGAGCAGGAACGGCAGCGCGGCGCCCTCAACGCCGCCGGCCGCCAGACGGTGGGGGAGGGCATGGCGGCCCTGCTGGACGAACTGTCGGACAGCGAAGGCACGGCGGCGCCCGACGCCCCGCTGGTCCTGTGCGTCGGCACGCGCAACAACCTGGACGAGGCGGCCGCCGGCCTGTTCGCCGAGCTGCTGCGCCGGCGCGGCCTGCGTGCCGACGTCATACCCTGCGAGAAGGCCTCGACCCGAGCCATCGCCAGCCTCGGCACCTCCGGCGTGTCGGCCATCGCGCTGTCCTCGCTCGACCCCTCCGGTCTTGCCCATATCCGCCGGCTGGTGCGCCGCCTGCGGCTGCATTTCGGTCCGCAGGTTCCGGTGATCCTCTGCCTGTGGAGCGCCCATCCCGAGGCCGACGCGCCGAAGCGCGCGGCCGGCGAGACCGGCGCCGACCGCATCGCCACCAGCCTGGCGAGCGGCCTTGCCGGCCTTGCGGATCTCGGACTCCCGGCCGGACCGGCGATCGAGCCGGAGACCGCGGAGCCGGCGGCTGACCGGACGGGATAG
- a CDS encoding MASE3 domain-containing protein yields the protein MSASLAGPVREVSVADPRLPVPLALALAFSVAAGAFWVSRQNYLLFHSVVETFRVLTAASIFAIAWHSRRYLGGGNLWFLGVSFGCTGVITLFHMLAYKGMGVFPGADANLATQLWIASRGMGALAVCIAAFTPHRHFPPVPTLAGVAGVTGLLLASIFLYPVFPDCYVEGQGLTPFKRVSEYVIVAAFLTGLVGLHLHRDRHRPTSRTLVAMAFGLDALGDFAFTLYVDVYGTLNFLGHAFVTGSDMLVYTAIVRSGIRRPQNLVFWMMESDRRALRAVVERQNVKLLETASELQQEHAELEQTRQILDGYRARESAILDTVGEAILTLDAAGTVTFGNGAAQRLSPDLRVGEPAPAWLQSAIGAAGRGGQPEIELSLTASGGAGRTIELAVRPLPSDTGALVAVLRDVTGKRELERQALRHAAALRRSLVETIGVVSQMVAMRDPYTAGHQRRVACLAYEIAREMGLEEEEAVGIALAGTVHDIGKISVPAEVLNRPGRLTAIEYELLKTHAQAGYEIIKNAQLPWPVADMIHQHHEKLDGSGYPQGLKGEQIVRGARILAVADVVEAMASHRPYRPALGIEAALAEIERCAGVSLDAAAVAACTRLFRERGYAFSELDAVTFVLERVNAVP from the coding sequence ATGTCCGCATCCCTGGCCGGGCCAGTACGGGAGGTATCGGTAGCCGACCCGCGTCTGCCCGTTCCGCTGGCGCTCGCCCTTGCGTTTTCCGTCGCGGCGGGGGCCTTCTGGGTCAGCCGGCAGAACTACCTGCTGTTCCATTCCGTGGTCGAGACCTTCCGGGTTCTGACGGCGGCCAGCATCTTCGCCATCGCCTGGCACTCGCGCCGCTATCTCGGCGGCGGGAACCTGTGGTTCCTCGGCGTGTCCTTCGGCTGCACCGGCGTCATCACCCTGTTCCATATGCTGGCCTACAAGGGCATGGGCGTCTTTCCCGGCGCCGATGCGAACCTCGCCACCCAGCTCTGGATCGCCAGCCGGGGGATGGGGGCGCTGGCCGTCTGCATCGCCGCCTTCACGCCGCACCGCCACTTCCCCCCCGTGCCGACCCTGGCCGGGGTGGCCGGCGTCACCGGGCTTCTGCTGGCTTCCATCTTCCTGTACCCGGTCTTCCCCGACTGCTACGTCGAGGGGCAGGGGCTGACGCCCTTCAAGCGGGTCAGCGAGTATGTGATCGTCGCCGCCTTCCTCACCGGTCTGGTCGGGCTGCACCTGCATCGGGACCGCCACCGCCCGACGAGCCGGACGCTGGTCGCCATGGCCTTCGGGCTGGATGCGCTGGGCGACTTCGCCTTCACGCTCTATGTCGACGTCTACGGCACGCTGAACTTCCTCGGCCATGCCTTCGTCACCGGATCGGACATGCTGGTCTACACGGCCATCGTGCGCAGCGGCATCCGCCGGCCGCAGAACCTCGTCTTCTGGATGATGGAGAGCGACCGCCGGGCGCTGCGGGCGGTGGTGGAGCGGCAGAACGTCAAGCTTCTCGAAACCGCCTCCGAGCTCCAGCAGGAACATGCGGAGCTGGAGCAGACGCGCCAGATCCTCGACGGCTACCGGGCGCGCGAATCCGCCATCCTCGACACGGTGGGCGAGGCGATCCTGACGCTGGACGCCGCCGGCACCGTCACCTTCGGCAATGGCGCCGCCCAGCGCCTCAGCCCGGATCTCAGGGTGGGGGAGCCGGCGCCGGCCTGGCTGCAATCGGCCATCGGGGCGGCGGGGCGCGGCGGCCAGCCGGAAATCGAGCTGTCGCTCACCGCCTCCGGCGGCGCCGGCCGGACGATCGAGCTGGCCGTGCGGCCCCTGCCCTCCGACACGGGCGCGCTCGTGGCCGTGCTGCGCGACGTCACCGGCAAGCGGGAGCTGGAGCGCCAGGCCCTGCGCCACGCGGCGGCGCTGCGCCGCTCCCTGGTGGAGACCATCGGCGTCGTCTCGCAGATGGTCGCCATGCGCGACCCCTACACGGCGGGGCACCAGCGCCGCGTCGCCTGCCTCGCCTACGAGATCGCCCGCGAGATGGGGCTGGAGGAGGAGGAGGCGGTGGGCATCGCGCTCGCCGGCACGGTGCACGACATCGGCAAGATCAGCGTGCCGGCGGAGGTGCTGAACCGCCCCGGCCGCCTGACCGCCATCGAGTACGAACTGCTGAAGACCCACGCCCAGGCCGGCTACGAGATCATCAAGAACGCCCAGCTTCCCTGGCCGGTCGCCGACATGATCCACCAGCACCACGAGAAGCTGGACGGCAGCGGCTATCCCCAGGGACTCAAGGGCGAGCAGATCGTGCGCGGTGCCCGCATCCTGGCGGTTGCCGACGTGGTGGAGGCGATGGCGTCGCACCGCCCCTACCGGCCGGCGCTGGGCATCGAGGCGGCGCTGGCGGAGATCGAGCGCTGCGCCGGCGTCTCGCTCGACGCCGCGGCGGTCGCCGCCTGCACCCGCCTGTTCCGCGAGCGGGGCTATGCCTTCTCCGAACTGGATGCCGTGACCTTCGTGCTGGAGCGGGTGAATGCGGTGCCCTGA